TCGGGCCCTATGCGGGTTTCTCGAGCAAGTTCCTCAAGCACGGCTCGCTGCTGGACCTGTTCGAATCCATCCGTCCCGCCAACGTCGAGCCGTTGCTCTCGGTGGCGCGCGACAATTTCGATCTCACCGAATATCTGGTCGGGCAGGTGTTGCAGTCCGAGAATCACCGTCTTGCGGCGCTCGATGAATATTTCCCGAAGGCCGATCCGAAGGATTGGCGGTTGCAGGTCGCAGGCCAGCGCGTCCAGATCATAAAGCCCGACGTCAAGCGGGGCGGACTGCTCGAATTCGGCACCGAGCTCGTCGGTGCCGAGGATCACTCGCTGGTGGCCCTGCTTGGGGCATCGCCGGGCGCCTCCACCGCGGCGTTCATCGCCATCAGCGTGCTGGAGAAGTGCTTCGCCGGAGAGCTGACCGCAAGCGCCTGGTTGCCGAAGCTGAAGAAGATCGTCCCGTCCTATGGCGCGTCGCTGATCGATGATGCGGAGTTCTGCCGCCAGATCCGCTCGGCCACAGCGGCAGTGCTCGAGATCGCCGACATCCAGCATCCGGCCGAGCGCACGCCGCTGGCCGTGAAACGAGCCTGAGACAGGGGGACTCCGATGGACCCGACGGCGCTTCTCCTGTCGCGGCTGCAATTTGCCTTCACCATCTCGTTTCACATCATCTTCCCGGCTTTCACCATCGGGCTTGCCGCATGGCTCACGGTGCTGGAGGCGATGCACCTCCATAGCGGCAAGCCGGTCTACCGGACCCTGTTCGAGTTCTGGCTCAAGATCTTCGGCGTCGCCTTCGGCATGGGCGTGGTGTCGGGCGTCGTGATGGGCTTCCAGTTCGGGACGAACTGGAGCGTGCTCTCGAAGATGTCCGGGCCGATCCAGGGACCGCTTCTGGCCTACGAGACGTTCACGGCCTTCATGCTGGAGGCGAGCTTCTTCGGCATCCTCATTTTCGGGCGGACCAGGGTGCCGCCCTGGTTCTACCTGTTCTCGACCGCCATGGTAGCGCTTGGCACCACGCTGTCGGCGTTCTGGATCATGGTCAACAACAGCTGGATGCAGGTGCCGACCGGCTACGTCATGCAAAATGGGCAGTTCGTGCCCGACGATTGGATGCAGATCATCTTCAACAGGGTGGTCTGGGTCAGGTTTCCGCACATGCTGCTCGCATCATACCTGACGGGTGCGTTCTGCGTCGCGGCGACGGGAGCGTGGTACTTGTTGCGGCGGACCTATCGCGCCGAGGCGCATGTGATGCTGCGCATGGGTCTTGCGCTCGCGGCGGTGCTGCTTCCCGTGCAGCTCTTCATCGGGCATCTCGTCGGCGACTACGTCCACGATTATCAGCCGGCCAAGTTTGCCGCGATCGAGGCCCGCTGGCACGACGAGCAGCCTGCTTCGGAGGTGCTGATTGCGATCCCCGACTCCAGCACCGAGTCGAACAAATATGCGATCTCGATTCCAGTGCTCGGGAGCATCATCGGCAGCATGAGCCTGAGCTCGAAGGAGGTCGGCCTGACCAGCTTTCCGCCGCAGGACCGGCCGCCGGTGGCAATCCCGTTCTTCGCCTTCCGTATTATGGTCGGTTGCGGCCTCCTGATGTTAGGTGTTGCTTGGCTTGGCACCTGGCTCAGCTTCAAGCATCGCCTCGAGCGAAACCGCCTGCTGCTCTGGGGCATTTTCCTGAGCTTTCCGCTGCCCTGGATCGCGATCCTCACCGGCTGGTACACCGCGGAAGTGGGGCGCCAGCCGTGGACGGTCTACGGAGTGCTGCGCACCGCAGACGCGGTGACGCCGTTCCTGACGGCGGCCGCGGCGACGACGTCGCTGATCATGTTCGTCGCGGTCTACGCCTTCATCTTCTCGTTCGGGACCTACTACATCTACCGGCTGTTGCGCGCCGGTCCGGCGGGGCTCGACGATAAGGTCGTGCATGCGCCCGCCATGCCCAACCGGCCGATGTCGCTTGCTGACCGGCCGCTGCTTCCGGGCGGCAACTGCGCTCAGGCTGGAGAATGACCATGGTGACGTTCTGGGTTGCTCTGCTGGCTATCAGCATCCTGATCTACCTTCTGCTCGACGGCTTCGATCTCGGCGTCGGAATATTGTTTCTGCTGCCGAACAGCGAAGCACGCCGGCAGGCCATGCTGGGCGCGATCGCGCCGTTCTGGGATGGCAACGAGACCTGGCTCGTAGTGACGGGTGTAGTTCTGTGGGGTGCGTTTCCGGTCGTGTATGCGACGGTGCTCTCGGCTTTCTACATCCCCGTCATCTTCATGCTGCTGGGGCTGATCCTGCGCGGGGTTGCGTTCGAATTCCGCGCCAAGTCGCAGCGCTCACGCTGGATCTGGGATCTCGGCTTCGGCGGCGGCTCGCTGGTCGCGACCTTCATGCAAGGCGTGATGGTCGGCGCGCTCGTGCAGGGGCTGCCGATCATCGACGGCCAGTACGCCGGCGGCGTATTCGGCTGGTTGAGCGGGTTCTCGGTGCTATGCGGCATCGGCCTGTGCCTCGGCTATGCGCTGCTTGGGGCCTGCTGGCTGGTGCGCAAGCGCGACGGCGCGGTTCGCGACCTGGCGCGGAGCCAGATTCCGGTCTTGGCGACCGGCGTTCTGCTGTTCCTGATCCTCGTCTTCGCTCACGCGCTGTTGCAGCACCTGCCGATCCTGCACCGCTGGATCGAGCGGCCTTATCTGTTCGTCTTTCCGGCGATCGGTGCGGGGGCTGCCTGCATGCTCGCCTCCAGCATTCTGCGGCACGATGATTATTGGCCATTCCACATGGTCTCGCTGATCTTCTTGTCGGCGTTCGGGACGCTGGCGCTCTCGTTCTGGCCCTACATGGTTCCCTTCGCCATCACCGTCGACGAAGCCGCTGCACCTCATGCCAGCCTCGCCTTCATGTTCTGGGGAGCGGGCCTCGTCGTCTTCCCGCTGATGCTGATCTACGTCGCGATCGGCTTCCGCGTCTTCAAGGGCAAGTTCGATTCGGAATCGGTCCGCTATTGACCGTCAGAAGCAGGACAACGTGCAAAGCCGCCATTGCGGCGGCTTGATCCGAGCGACAGGCATCTTCCAACAGGCAAAGAAAAAGGCGCCGGTTCCGGCGCCTTTTCATTCAGGTCTTTGGCATGACGCCCGGACTGGTGTCCGGCCATTGCGCGATCAGCTTCTCGTCGATGTTGAGGTGCTGGGCGACCAGCCTCGGCGGCGTATGCGCCAGCCAGTTGGAGAGCGAGACTTCCTCGTAGCGCGGGGCGCGGAAGACACCGACGAACTGCACGTCGGTATCGCCGACGTTCTCGACGTAGTGACCGAGGTTGCGCGGGACGTAGCCGATATCGCCCGCGGAGAAATCCGTCGTGCGTGCGTTGGGTCCGGTATCGAACACCGTCATCCGCGCCTGGCCCGAGATGTAGTATTGCCATTCGTCCGCGTTCGGATGCCAGTGCATCTCCCGGACCGCGCCCGGAGGCATCGTCACCAGCGCCGCCGCAACCGTGGTTGCCACCTTGAAGTTGCTGCTGTCGGCGATCCGGATGCTTCCCGCTGCGCTCTCCTTGAGCGGAGCCGAGCTGCCCAGCGAGTAGACGAAGGGGTAGGGCGGTGCTTCGGCGTGTCTGCGACGGCGGCACGATCTGCTGCGAGATCGCCGGGGACCGTGCCCTGGAAGATCCAGAGATTGTGCAGCGGAATCTTGCCGAAGGTTTCGGCCGGCACGCCGAAGTTCTTGCTCAGCACCTCCGGCGGCGTGTGGGCGAGCCAGTCCGTCACCAGCAGCGTATTGAACTCGTTGGCGTGGCCATCGTCGAAGCAGATCACGAACTCGCAGCCGTCGGGACCAAGCCCTTGCAGGGAGTGGGGCGCGCCGGGCGGGAAGTACCAGAGGTCGCCGGCCTTGAGATCGGCCACATACGGCCGCCCCTGGACGTCGAGCACGGTGATGCGGCAGCCGCCGTAGGTCATGATTGCCCATTCGGCTGCCTGATGCCAATGCAGCTCGCGGATGCCTCCGGCGGACAGCCGCATGTTGACGCCGGAGATCTCCTTCGAGATCGCGAAGTCGACGACCGTGACCTGGCGGGCCCAGCCGCCGTTCTGGATGCGCCTGGGTGCGTTGTTGAACGAGGCCCAGTTCATCGGCAGGCCGCCGACATCGGTCGCCGGCGGCGTCTGCGCCGAGGGGAATTGCTTCGCAAGAGCCGGATTTTGCGGTCCGGGATCGCTCAGGCTGCTGGCGTTCTTGGTATTGATCGCACCTTGCGGCGGCTCGTCCGGATTGCCGAAGGTCGCGCCTTGCGCACCCGAGCTGACCATTGCAGCACCCGCGGCCGACATGGCCAGCAATTCTCGTCGTGAAAACATGTTGGTCGCTCCTCAATGCATGTTGAGCCTCCAGCGAGACTCCAGCGTCGCAGCCTAGTTTCACCCTGCCCGCCCAGCTTCCGCGAACGACGATGTTTTTTCCGGAATGCACTATCGGCCTCGGCGGGACCAAAGCTGTGCAATCGCGAAATTCGAAGTCCGATTTGAAAAGACGCCAGGGAGGCTACGATCCTTAACTGCGAGGGGAACGTCACATTCAGAGATATCGTCGATGACCAGGAAATCGGTTCGTCCCTATCATGAGCCTGCCGGAGGCTGGGGGGCGCTTAAGGCGCTCAGCGAAGCTCTGCTGGTGCAGCGGGTGCCGGTGAAGGGCGCGGCGACACTGAGCCGCATGAACCAGCCGCAGGGTTTTGATTGTCCAGGCTGCGCCTGGCCCGATCCGAAGCATACCTCGTCATTCGAGTTCTGCGAGAACGGCGGCAAGGCGATCGCCTGGGAGACGACATCCAAGCGATGCACGCCCGAGTTCTTCGCCGAGCATACCGTCACCGAGCTGTCGACCTGGAGCGACTACGATCTCGAAATGGTCGGACGGCTCACCCATCCCATGGCCTATGATGCCGCATCCGACCGCTACGTTCCGGTCACGTGGAGCGATGCGTTCGACATGATCGGCCGCGAGCTGAAGGCGCTGCCGGATCCGAACATGGCGGATTTCTATACGTCCGGACGGACCTCGAACGAGGCCGCCTTCCTCTACCAGCTGTTCGTTCGTGAATACGGCACCAACAACTTTCCCGACTGCTCCAACATGTGCCACGAGGCGACCAGCGTCGGCCTGCCGCAATCGCTCGGCGTCGGCAAGGGCACGGTTTTGCTGGAGGATTTCGACAAGGCCGATTGCATCTTCATCTTCGGCCAGAACCCGGGCACCAACAGCCCGCGGATGATGACGAGCCTGCGCAATGCCTCGCGCCGCGGCGCCTCGATCATCTCCTTCAATCCGTTCCGCGAACGGGCGCTCGAGCGTTTCCAGGCGCCGCAGAGCCCCGTCGAGATGATCACGCTGACGTCGACGAAGATCAGCTCGAAGTTATTCCAGGTGCGTGTCGGCGGTGACGTCGCCGTCCTCAAGGGCATCATGAAGATCCTGGTCGAGGCCGACGAAGCGGCTCGCGGCGCCGACCAGCCGGAGACCCTGGACTGGGACTTCATTCGTGGGCACACCACAGGCATCGAAGCGCTGATCGATGACCTCAAGCGGACGCAATGGCCCGACATCGAACGCCAGTCCGGCCTGACGCGCGAAGACATGGACTACGCCGCCAACGCCTATATGAAGTCGGAGCGCGCCATTCTCGTCTATGGCATGGGCATCACCCAGCATCAGCGCGGCGCGCACAACGTGCAGCAGATCGCCAATCTCGCACTTCTGCGCGGCAATCTCGGGCGTGAGGGCGCCGGCGTCTGTCCGGTTCGCGGTCATTCCAACGTGCAGGGCGATCGCACCGTGGGGATCACGGAAGTCCCCAAGGCGGATTTTCTCGAGCGGCTCGAACGCCACTTCGGCTTCAAGCCGCCGTCAGAGCCGGGACACAACGTCGTGACGGCCCTGGAGGCCATGATCCGCGGCGAGGTGAAGGTCTTTTTCGCCATGGGCGGCAATTTTGCCGCCGCCATTCCGGACTGGCAGGCGACGCAGGCCGCACTGCGCAAGCTCGACCTGACTGTCCATGTCTCCACCAAGCTGAACCGCAGCCATCTGATTCACGGCCGGGCCGCGCTGATCCTGCCCTGTCTCGGCCGCACCGAGATCGATGTCCAGGCGACGGGACCGCAGTCCATCTCGGTGGAAGATTCCATGTCCATGGTTCACGCTTCGGGCGGCCGCAACACGCCGGCGTCGGAGCATCTGCTCAGCGAGGTCGCGATCGTTGCCGGGGTCGCCAAGGCGACGCTCGGCGACCGCACCGTGGTGGACTGGGATGGGTTCGTTGCCGATTACGACCGCATTCGCGATGCCATCGAGGCGGTGTTCCCCATCTTCCAGGGCTACAACGCGCGGATCCGCGTTCCCGGCGGCTTCCATCTCACCTCGACGGCGAGGGAGCGGATCTGGATGACGCCATCGGGCAAGGCCAATTTCCTGGTGTTCGAGGGCTGCGGCGAGGATCCAGAGCAATGCGATCCCGATTTCCTGTGGCTCAGCACGATCCGCAGCCACGACCAGTACAACACGACGCTCTATTCGATGTCCGATCGCTATCGCGGCGTCTTCGGGCAGCGCGACGTGGTGTTCCTCAACGAATATGAGATGAAGAAGCGCGGCTTTGCCGAGGGCGACCGCGTGGACCTCATCACGGAATCGACCGATGGCGTCGAGCGCATCGTGCGCAACTTCCGGGTCGTCGGCCATTCGTTTCCGGCCGGCTGTTGTGCGGCCTATTATCCCGAGACCAATCCGCTGGTGCCGCTCTATGCCCACGATCCCATGAGCTTCACACCGTCGTTCAAGGGTGTCCCGATCCGCCTAGTGCGCTCGAGCGGCGCTGTGCCCGAGCAATAGGCCGGACGGCGTCGATCCGCCTTTGCTTCCGATCAGCCCGGATGCGTCGAGCCGGAGATCGGCAGCGTGAACCAGAACCGTGCGCCGCCCTCGGCACCTTTGCCCTCGGCATTGATCCGGCCGCCATGTGCTTCGACGATGGAGCGGCAGATCGGCAGGCCCATGCCCATGCCACTCTCCTTGGTCGTGAAGAAGCTGTCGAAGAGACGGCCTACATGCTCGGTGTCGATGCCCGGGCCGTTGTCCTCCACGGAGCAGCATATTGTGCCCGAATCGGGAGAAGTGGTGGTGATGACGATCCGGCAGCTCTCCGTGCCGGCCTGGATCATGGCCTGCATGGCGTTGATCGCCAAATTGACGATCACCTGCTGAAGCTGCGTGCGGTCGCCCAGCACAAGCGGCGTTGCCGGACCGGGGCGGTGCTGGATTGCGACGTCGTGAGACTCCAGCTCATGCCGGAGGAACAGCATGGCCTCCCGAACGACGCCGTCGAGCGAGAGCGGGATCCGCTCCGGCGCCTTTCGCGTCGCCATCCCGTGAACGCGCGCCACGATGCTCGCGGCGCGTCTGGCATCCGTGGCCGTGTTCTCGATCACCTTGCGCAACTCGGCCAGATCGGGATTGGGCCTGTTCAGCCAGCGCAGGCCGGCCGCGGCATTGGTCGTGATGGCAGCCAGCGGCTGGTTGACCTCGTGGGCGATCGAGGCGGTGAGCTCGCCGAGCATCGAGATCCGCGCAGCATGCGCGAACTCCGCCTGTACCTGCCGGAGTCTCTCCTGGGCGCGAACGCGCTGGGAAATGTCGATCGTGCCGACCAGGCTCAGTTCGAGATCATTGACGGGACCGACGCGCGCCGTCGTGAAGAGGACATCGAGGACGCGGTCGTCCCAGGTGACCATCCTGGTCTCCTCCTCGAAGTTCGTCTCGCCGCGAAAGCGGGATTCCATGGCCCGCCGGAACGTATCCGGCCGCTCCCGCCAGGTGTCGGCCATGGAGCGTCCGGCGTAATCGCCGCCGAACATCTGGATCGCCCGCTCGTTGGCCTCCTGAAATGAGAGTGCCTCCATGCAGATCTTGAGGAAATCGGGATGGGCGTCGAAATAGCTGCCGAGATCCTCGACCCCTTCGGCGCGCAACTTCCGGAACAGCACCACAAGCTTGGTGGCATCGAGCTGCCGGAGCGCGATCGGCATGCGGCTGAACAGCTGGCGATAACGTTGCTCGCTCCGCTCCAGTTCGGCGATCGCTTTGTTCCGGGCGGCGATGTCCATGACCGCCGTGACGAGCGTCAGCGTCGCAGCGAGAAAAGCAGCGACGGCGATCACCGTGAAATCGTATTCGAGCAGCAAGCAGGCGAGCGTCAACAGGCTCAAGGCGACGCTGCCCCAGGCCCACAGGAGAACGCGATTCTGCCCGGTTTGGGTCGGCAGCACGCGGTGCCACCATCGCCGGAGCTGTATGCGGTGGGGGCCATCCAGGCGTTCGGACGTCATGCGCGGACGTCTACCGCAGTGCGGAAGAGCCGTCTTTTGCGTTTCCGCAGGTTCTTTGCCAAAACGCACGACGCCGCGGTCGGATCACCTCAAGCGGATTCGTGGGTCAATCCCGTCTCTGCGTTGGTCTGGGAAGGGCTGGGCGTTTCGCTCGCTTCCGCCGTGCGTCCAGTGAACCAGTTGCCGAGCCGATCGAGATACAGATAGACCACGGGCGTCGTGTAAAGCGTCAGGATCTGCGAGAGCATCAGGCCGCCGACGATGGTGTAGCCGAGCGGCTGGCGCAATTCCGCGCCGGTGCCGGTGCCGAGCATCAGAGGTACGCCGCCAAGCAGTGCCGCCATCGTCGTCATCAGAATTGGACGGAAGCGGAGCGTACAGGCCTGGTAGATCGCCTCCTCGGGGCTCAGCCCGTGCTGGCGCTCCACGTCGAGGGCGAAGTCGACCAGCATGATTCCGTTCTTCTTGACGATGCCGATCAGGAGAATGATCCCGATGATGGCGATGACGCTGAGGTCCGTGTGGACCGCGAGCAGCAGCAGCAGTGCGCCGATGCCGGCGGATGGCAGCGTCGACAGGATCGTGATCGGATGGATCAGGCTCTCATAGAGCACGCCGAGAATGATGTAGATCACGATCAGTGCCGCCCCGATCAAAAGCGGCGTGCCTGATAGCGACGACTGGAACGCCTGCGCATTGCCCTGGAATGAGGTCGAGAGCGAAGCCGGCTTGCCGGTCTCCTTCTCGATCTTCTGGACCGCCGCCACGGCATCGCCGAGTGCAGCGCCGGGCCGCAGGTTGAACGAGATCGTGACGGAGGGAAACAGGCCCTGATGGTTGATCAGGATCGGCGCAGGCTCAATGACGCTGTGAACCAGCGTGCTGAGCGGGACCTGCTGGCCGCTGGCCGAGTTCAGGTAGATGTCCTTGAGCGCCTCGGGGCCATACTGGAACTTGGGATTGACCTCCATCACGACGTGATATTGGTTCAGCGAGGTGAACATGGTGGAGACGATGCGCTGGCCGAAGGCGTCGTCGAGGGCGTTGTCGATCGTCGTCGGAAGGATGCCGAAGCTGGAGGCGACTTCGCGATTGACGGTGACTTGCAGTCTCGGACCGGCATCGGCCTGATCGCTCGCGACGTCGGTGATGATGTCGAGCGCGCGGAGCTTCTCCAGGAAGATCGCCGACCAGTGGGTGAGCTCGTTGGAATCGGCGTCCGTCAACGTGTACTGATACTGCGCCTTCGACAGACGCGCGCCGATGGTGATGTCCTGGGCCGCCTGCATGTAGAGCGTGATGCCCTGGATGTGGGCGAGCTGCGGTCTCAGCCGGCTGATGATTTCGTCGGCGCTGGCCTTGCGTTCGGGCTTCGGCTTCAGGACGATGAAGATGCGGCCCTGATTGAGCGTCGCCGTCGGGCCGCCAGGGCCGATATAGCTGGCCACCGACTGGATGGCCGGATCCTTCGAGAGGATGCCGACGATGGCCTGCTGGCGTTCGGACATGGCCGGGAAGGAGATGTCCTGGGCGGCCTCGGTGATGCCGACGATCTGCCCGGTGTCCTGCTGCGGGAAGAAGCCCTTGGGGATGATGACGTAGAGATAGCCGGTCAGGGCGATCGTCGAGAGCATCACGAGCAGTGTCGCAAAGCGATGGCGCAGCACGACGCGAAGGCCCCGCGCATAGAGCGCAAGCAGGGCGTCGAAGCCGCACTCGAACAGGAGGTAAAGCCGGCCGTGCTTCCTGCGCGAATTGTCCTTCAGGAGGCGCGCGCACATCATCGGCGTCAGCGTGAGCGAGATGATCAGCGATAGCAGCAGCGAGGCCGTGATCGTGATGGCGAACTCCTGGAACAGCTTGCCGACATAGCCGCCCATCAGGAACAGCGGGATGAACACCGCGATCAGCGAGAAGGTGATCGAGACGATCGTGAAGCCGATCTCGCTGGAGCCCTTGAGCGCCGCCTCCATCGGCGTCATGCCCTGCTCGAGATGGCGGACGATGTTCTCGATGACCACCACGGCGTCGTCGACCACGAAGCCGACGGCGATCGACAGCGCCATCAGCGAGAGGTTGTCGAGGCTGTAGCCGAGCACATAGAGGATCGCGAATGTCCCGATCAGCGCCAGGGGAACGGTGATCGCCGGGATGACGGTGGCCCAGAAATTCCGCAGGAACAAGAATATGACCATCACCACCAAGGCGACCGTCAGCAGCAGGGTGAACTGGACGTCGGAGACGGCGGCGCGGATGGTGGCGGTGCGATCGGCCGCGATCGTCACCTTGATCGCCGGCGGAACGGAGGCTTGCAGCTGCGGCAGCAGCTTCTTGACCCGGTCGACGGTCTCGATGACGTTGGCGCCGGGAACGCGTTGGACGGCCAGAATGATGGCGGGGTCCTTGCCGTACCAGCCTGCGAGGAGATCGTTTTCGGGCGCTTCGATCGCGGTACCGACGTCGCGCAATCGCACCGGCGAGCCGTTGCGATAGGCGATGATGAGATCCTCATAGGCCGAGGGCTTGAGCAGCTGATCATTGGTGTTGAGCGTATACGTCACGCGCGGGCTGTTGAGCGTGCCCTTGGGCAGATCGACATTGGCGCCGGCAATCACGTTGCGGACGTCTTCGAGGCCGATGCCGCGGGCGGCAAGCGCCTGCGGATTGACGCGGATGCGGATCGCGGGCTTCTGCTGGCCGCCAAGTCCGACGAGGCCCACGCCCGGAACCTGCGAGATCTTGGGCAGCAGGATGTTTTCTGCATAGGCGTCCACCGTGGTCAGCGGCAGCGAATCCGAGGTCAGCGCGATCAGCATGATCGGCGTCTCCGCGGGATTCACCTTCCGGATCGTCGGCGGGTAGGGGATGTTCGGCGGCAGGAAGGGGCTGGCGGCGTTGATGGCGGCGAGCACATCGACGGCGGCGCTGTCCACCGTGCGCGAGAGCTCGAACTGCACCGTGAGCTGGGCGACGCCGAGGGCGCTGGACGAAGTGAGCTGGGTGACGCCCGGGATCTGGCTGAGCTGCTGTTCGAGGGGCGTCGCGAGAGATGAGGCGATGGTCCCTGGGTCTGCACCCGGCAATTGCGCCGAGATCTGGATCGTCGGGTAGTTGACGTTCGGGAGCGCGCCGACCGGCAGCAAGGGATAGGCCGCAAGGCCGAGCAACAGCAGGCCTGCCATCAGCAGGGCGGTTGCAATCGGCCGCAGGATGAAGGGCGCAGAGAGGTTCATGGGATTGCGTCCTGCACGGCGCTCTGCAGGTCCGCCTCACGCGCGGCCTTGCCGTGCAGTTCGTGAACGCGACTTCCCTCGGTGAGCCGGTATTGACCGTCGACCACGACGACGTCGCCCGATTTCAGCCCCTGGTCGATCAGCGCCTGACCATCGCTGATCTGCGCGACGTGAACCGGTCGCAAGGCGACCGTCTGGTCAGGGGACACCACATAAACGTAGCTGCCGTTCGGGCCCTGCTGGACCGCCGAGCCGGCCACTGTCAGCGCATCCTTCCGCACCTCCAGCAGCAGACGCGCGTTGACGAGCTGCCCCGGCCACAGTCGGTGCTCACGGTTGGGAAATTCCGCCTTGAGCTGGACGGTGCCCGTCGTTCCCGCGATCTCGTTGTTGACCAGCAGCAGCTTGCCTTCGTCCAGCTTCATCTTGTTGTCCTGGCTGTAGGCGATGACCTTCAGCGTGCCCTTGGCGGCGTGCTCCTGGATCAACGGCAGGTCTGTCTGCGGCAAGGTGAAGAGTAGCGAGATCGGCTCGATCTGGGTGACGACGACGAGGCCATTGGGATCGGTCGGATGGATCACGTTGCCGACGTCGATCTGGCGGACGCCGGTGATGCCGGGGATGGCCGAGGTCAGGCGCGTGTAGCTGAGCTGGACGTTGGCCTGGTCGATCTGCGCCTGGTCGGCCTTCACGGCTGCCTTGAGCTGAGCTACCTGGGCCGTCTGGGTGTCGATCAATTGCGGCGTCGCATAGCCCTTGTCGCCGAGCTTGTTGTAGCGCGAGAGATTGGCCTCGGCGTTCGCGAGCTGCGCCTGGTCCCTGTCGCGATTGGCGGTCAGCTGCTCGATCTGAGCCTCATAGGGGCGCGGATCGATCTGGGCGAGCAGGTCGCCGGCCTTGACGGCCTGTCCCTCGGTGAAGGCGATCTTGACGATCTGCCCCTGGATCTGGCTGCGCACCACGTCGGTGTTGTAGGCGATCACCGTGCCGATGCCGCTCAGATCGATCGGAACGTCCCTGCCCGTGACGGCGGCAGCGACCACCGGCACGGCAGCGGGCATCGAAACGGGCATGGCCGCCACCACCGGCTTGCGGTCCGCGAAGAACCACAAACCTGATCCGGCGCCGATGGCGGCGAAAGCGACGAGCGCAATGGTGAGGGGGCGTTTCACGGTGATGATCCTCGATGATGTCAGGGAAGGCCCGCGCCGTTGATCGACGGCATGCCGTTGATCGAGGTCGTGCTGTCGGTAGGGGCGGGGCTTGGCACTGGAACGGACGGGCTGATTCCGGCACCGCCGAGCTCGGTGGCGCCCAATGGAATTCCGACGCGTCCGACCGTGGTTGGCGAGGACAGCGGCAACGGAGTGGTCATGTTGCCGGTGCAAGCAGTCGACGAGGTGCCGGCAAATCCGCCACCATCGAATAATGCGCCTGGCGAAGCGGAATTTGCCGATGTCGGACAGTTCGTCATGTCTTGCCCGGGATTGAGTGGCGAAGTGCCGGGCGTTGCAATCTCGGTCGATCCCAGCGGGATACCCACGGGCCGGGTCGATTGCGTGTTGAGCGGCGACGTCGGAAGCATCCCGGGGGAGGGTTGCATTCCCGGCATCGCCGTCTGAGCGATTGCCGCAGCCGACACGAGCCAAAGGCCGGCTGCGAGCAGCATGCCTGGACGCATCGCGGCGAGCCGGTGCGATCCTGATGTCCCTACGACATGGTTCGGTGAATGCTGGTCCCGCATGGACGATTGCTCCGGCTGAATGCCGTCGAACCTTAGAAAGGTGTGCGAGCGCGGGTATTTCCAGAAAGCACGTCCCACTCCCGGCCTGCACGAACACAAGAGGTGTTTGCGTTCGGACGGCTGCGCCCTCTGTCGCACGATCAAGCGGCCGCGCGGCATTGGCAGCAGCGCGGCGTGGTTCTAACTTTTGCTTTCGCTATCTCAGAATGGCCCGCGCGTGGGCCAGTTCCCGGCGACACGCGCGCATGTCACCGATGTGATCGGCGGCACGAGCACGATCAAGCGAATCCAACGCAACCGTGAAATCGACGCCGTCACCGCTCTCGGCTTCGGCAAGGGAGCGGGGCGTCGGCTGATGGCTGCGCAGCGCGTTCAGGCTCTCCGGCTTCCAGCCGTGGGAGCCGGCATCCTTCTCAATGGCACGATCCAGCTGCACCTGAGTGCGAGCAATCTCGTCTGCGCAGGTGCCTGCAAGGGCCGACGATGCGGCGCACAGCAGAATGAGAAGTGCGATAGGG
This genomic stretch from Bradyrhizobium daqingense harbors:
- a CDS encoding efflux RND transporter permease subunit, whose translation is MNLSAPFILRPIATALLMAGLLLLGLAAYPLLPVGALPNVNYPTIQISAQLPGADPGTIASSLATPLEQQLSQIPGVTQLTSSSALGVAQLTVQFELSRTVDSAAVDVLAAINAASPFLPPNIPYPPTIRKVNPAETPIMLIALTSDSLPLTTVDAYAENILLPKISQVPGVGLVGLGGQQKPAIRIRVNPQALAARGIGLEDVRNVIAGANVDLPKGTLNSPRVTYTLNTNDQLLKPSAYEDLIIAYRNGSPVRLRDVGTAIEAPENDLLAGWYGKDPAIILAVQRVPGANVIETVDRVKKLLPQLQASVPPAIKVTIAADRTATIRAAVSDVQFTLLLTVALVVMVIFLFLRNFWATVIPAITVPLALIGTFAILYVLGYSLDNLSLMALSIAVGFVVDDAVVVIENIVRHLEQGMTPMEAALKGSSEIGFTIVSITFSLIAVFIPLFLMGGYVGKLFQEFAITITASLLLSLIISLTLTPMMCARLLKDNSRRKHGRLYLLFECGFDALLALYARGLRVVLRHRFATLLVMLSTIALTGYLYVIIPKGFFPQQDTGQIVGITEAAQDISFPAMSERQQAIVGILSKDPAIQSVASYIGPGGPTATLNQGRIFIVLKPKPERKASADEIISRLRPQLAHIQGITLYMQAAQDITIGARLSKAQYQYTLTDADSNELTHWSAIFLEKLRALDIITDVASDQADAGPRLQVTVNREVASSFGILPTTIDNALDDAFGQRIVSTMFTSLNQYHVVMEVNPKFQYGPEALKDIYLNSASGQQVPLSTLVHSVIEPAPILINHQGLFPSVTISFNLRPGAALGDAVAAVQKIEKETGKPASLSTSFQGNAQAFQSSLSGTPLLIGAALIVIYIILGVLYESLIHPITILSTLPSAGIGALLLLLAVHTDLSVIAIIGIILLIGIVKKNGIMLVDFALDVERQHGLSPEEAIYQACTLRFRPILMTTMAALLGGVPLMLGTGTGAELRQPLGYTIVGGLMLSQILTLYTTPVVYLYLDRLGNWFTGRTAEASETPSPSQTNAETGLTHESA
- a CDS encoding efflux RND transporter periplasmic adaptor subunit; amino-acid sequence: MKRPLTIALVAFAAIGAGSGLWFFADRKPVVAAMPVSMPAAVPVVAAAVTGRDVPIDLSGIGTVIAYNTDVVRSQIQGQIVKIAFTEGQAVKAGDLLAQIDPRPYEAQIEQLTANRDRDQAQLANAEANLSRYNKLGDKGYATPQLIDTQTAQVAQLKAAVKADQAQIDQANVQLSYTRLTSAIPGITGVRQIDVGNVIHPTDPNGLVVVTQIEPISLLFTLPQTDLPLIQEHAAKGTLKVIAYSQDNKMKLDEGKLLLVNNEIAGTTGTVQLKAEFPNREHRLWPGQLVNARLLLEVRKDALTVAGSAVQQGPNGSYVYVVSPDQTVALRPVHVAQISDGQALIDQGLKSGDVVVVDGQYRLTEGSRVHELHGKAAREADLQSAVQDAIP